CCGCTCTGCGGCCATGCCGTCTGCCCGGAGTGCGGGAGCCACGACGTCGTGCAGATCAGCCGGGTCACCGGGTACCTCCAGGACGTTGCAGGCTGGAACGCGGGCAAGCAGCAGGAATTGAAAGACCGGGTCCGCTACTCCGTCGTATGAGATATTTTGTCAGGGACGAGACTCTTTTTCTTCGCGGCCGGTTCCGGGCGGCGAGCACCGGCATCAACGGTGGTATCGCCGACGTCACGACGGTCTTGAACCACACGGTGCCGCACGACTTCGAGGATGACCCGTCGCGTCACCTCGACCTCCTCGCCGCCCGGCATGGCCTTTTCAAGGATTGTTTCGGGCTCATGACGGCGGTCAATATGCGCCACCTCTGCGTGCTCCAGTACGACTTCATCACGGTCTTCATCACCGCCGGGGTGACCAACCCGACGCCGCCCCCCGCTCCGCACACCATCAACATCATTGCCTACAGCAGGGAAGGGATGGTCGACGCGGCGCTCCTCGAGACGATCGTCACCGCGACGGGGGCAAAGGCCCAGGCGCTCCACAACCTCGGATACGATTTTCCCGGGACCACCACGGATGCGGTCGCCGTCGCCTGCGAGCGCGACGCCGCCATTGCACACACCTATGCCGGAACCCTGACCGAGGTCGGCCGGCGGGTCCATGCGGCCGTCCTCTACGGGGTCCCGGAGGCTCTCGCACGATACGAAGGCAAGGTCCGGCGGAACGAGCCGTCGTTCTTCATTTACAGCCGCTACGGCGGCGATCACTGGGTGGAGTGGCAGAAGGAGGGCTGCCCCTACTACCCCTGCCACTTCCCGGGACAGCGGTGCGACTACTGCTACTGCCCCTGTTACCCCTGCGCAGACGAGGAACTCGGGGAATGGGTCGAAAGTTCGAACGGCGGCAGGGTCTGGGGGTGCGCAAGGTGTACGCTCCTGCACGTCCCGGAGATCGCAGACTACATGAAAAGAAATCCGGAGGCCGCTCTCGCCGAGCTCAAGCGCCTCAGGGACCGATTATAATCGAGTTTTATGCCTCGGCGACGCCGAGGGCGGAGAGCATCTCTTCGAGAGGAATGCCGTGAGCCTGGGCGGCTTCCCGGATTGTTTCGTTATTTGCGATGGCGCAGCCGAGGCAACCCATTCCGAACCGGAAGAGTACCTGTGCCGATTCGGGCTTCTCCCGAAGGAGGTCCGCGATTGTACTGTCCGCAGTTAATACCATGCAGCTGATGTTGTCCCTGCCCCTATATATACGTTCAAGGATCGGGTGCAGGGAAGCCCTGATTCGACCGCGGACTCCAGAACGATGCATCCGCCTGCCCCCGCTTGTTCGGGCAAGCCCGCCGGATTCATATACCCATCCTCCCCGGCAGGGAGGCGCCTTCGGGCAGTGGAGAGATACACCCGGCGTGAAGGCGGGGACAGGGCGCTGCTGCCGCACTTTCCGCAGCCCGGCCGCACCGGGAGGCTTCCGGAGGGAATCCGGGATCACTTTCACATCGCGGGCCGAGTCTTAATACCCTGATGAGGAGAAGTACAGACTGGAGATGTAAGTATGAACCTATCTGAGGTAACAGAGAGAATCTCCCGGAAACTTGAAGCGAAAGGCGCACAGCCCGATCGGCAGAAGATCGAATCACGCCTCCGCCGTCTCGCGGAGGAGTTCGGTGTCAACATCGACGAGGCCGAGCGGACGGTGACGGCCGATCTCGCCCGCGAGCTCAACATCACCGGTGTCGGGAACACCTCCACCGAACTCCGCCCGATAAGCGGGATCGTCCCCGGAGAGTGGGTGACGATCGAGGGAAAGATCGTTGCCCTGACCCCGCCGGTGTCACCCTCGATCGCGCAGAGCGGGATCATCGCCGACTCGAGCGGCGCCATGCGTTTTGTCGCCTGGGCCCGGGCGAACGCCCCTGCGATGGAGTACGGCCACTGGTACCACATCGAGTCCGCGGTCGTCGACGAGTACAAAGGCACACCCAACCTGAAGATACACTCGGGCACCACTATCTCCCGTATGGAGAAGGATGCTCCGCTCCTCCCCTCGATCACGCCGGTTGCCGAGCTGAAGCCCGGCGTGGGGAGCGTGCGGGCCAAGGTCATCCAGGACTGGGAAGTCTCCCACGATCGGATGCTCCAGACGGGGCTCCTCGGCGACGAGACCGGCACCATCAAGTTCGTCATCTGGAAAGAGGATACGAAGGAGAAGCTGGAACTCGATGCCGTCTACAACATCTTCTACGCCACCGTCGACGAGTACAACGGCAGGCTCTCCCTCGCCCTGAACACCGCGATGTACATCACGGATGAGGGCGATATCGAGGTCGGGCGAAACGAGACCGAGGTCCAGGGGGCTCTCGTCCACGTCGCTCCCGGCTCGGGCCTGATCAAGCGCTGCCCCGTCGAGGGATGCAACCGGACGCTCTCCCGGCAGAACTACTGCCCGGTGCACGAGATCCAGCCCGAGTTCCGCTACGACCTCCGCTTAAAAGCGGTTCTCGACGACGGCATACGTGCCAGGAATGTCCTGATGCAGCGCGATATCGTCGAAGCCCTCGCAGGGATCACCCTCGATGAGGCCGTTTCTATCGCGGAGACGAACCCGCTCGGCATGGACGAGATCTTCTACCGCATCCGGAACGCGGTGCTCGGGCGCTACTACACCTGCGCGGGGAACGAGTTCGGCGGCAGGCTGCTCGTCAACTCCTGCGCCCCGATCACGTTCAAGCCCGAGGAACTGGCTGCATTGCTGAACCGGGCCGGGGGTGAGGCGGCATG
The genomic region above belongs to Methanoculleus oceani and contains:
- a CDS encoding nucleotide-binding protein, which produces MNLSEVTERISRKLEAKGAQPDRQKIESRLRRLAEEFGVNIDEAERTVTADLARELNITGVGNTSTELRPISGIVPGEWVTIEGKIVALTPPVSPSIAQSGIIADSSGAMRFVAWARANAPAMEYGHWYHIESAVVDEYKGTPNLKIHSGTTISRMEKDAPLLPSITPVAELKPGVGSVRAKVIQDWEVSHDRMLQTGLLGDETGTIKFVIWKEDTKEKLELDAVYNIFYATVDEYNGRLSLALNTAMYITDEGDIEVGRNETEVQGALVHVAPGSGLIKRCPVEGCNRTLSRQNYCPVHEIQPEFRYDLRLKAVLDDGIRARNVLMQRDIVEALAGITLDEAVSIAETNPLGMDEIFYRIRNAVLGRYYTCAGNEFGGRLLVNSCAPITFKPEELAALLNRAGGEAA
- a CDS encoding DUF1858 domain-containing protein; translation: MVLTADSTIADLLREKPESAQVLFRFGMGCLGCAIANNETIREAAQAHGIPLEEMLSALGVAEA
- a CDS encoding adenosylcobinamide amidohydrolase is translated as MRYFVRDETLFLRGRFRAASTGINGGIADVTTVLNHTVPHDFEDDPSRHLDLLAARHGLFKDCFGLMTAVNMRHLCVLQYDFITVFITAGVTNPTPPPAPHTINIIAYSREGMVDAALLETIVTATGAKAQALHNLGYDFPGTTTDAVAVACERDAAIAHTYAGTLTEVGRRVHAAVLYGVPEALARYEGKVRRNEPSFFIYSRYGGDHWVEWQKEGCPYYPCHFPGQRCDYCYCPCYPCADEELGEWVESSNGGRVWGCARCTLLHVPEIADYMKRNPEAALAELKRLRDRL